A DNA window from Brassica napus cultivar Da-Ae chromosome C1, Da-Ae, whole genome shotgun sequence contains the following coding sequences:
- the LOC106398330 gene encoding peptidyl-prolyl cis-trans isomerase CYP95-like isoform X1 produces the protein MAKKKNPQVYMDVCIDGDPAETMVFELFPDVAPKTSENFRALCTGEKGIGPRSGKPLHYKGSFFHRILKGSSAQAGDFVNRDGTGGESIYAGKFPDESPKLRHDERGLLSMDVAERDKLGSHFHITFRPNHQLDRKNVVFGKLIQGKEVLKKIERVGDEEGKPTVTVKIISCGEYSGDKKKNVIDDRKRSKHKKSSRERRKKRRRHSSSESESSSDSETDSSESDSESDSDSSSDLSSSSHERGKKRKRSSKKDKHRRSKRRDKRHEKKRRIRDKRSKRKSRRSPDNLIGEEGNSESDANADIEGKTRKPRVSNRTGNSPLEFQKEAESLHQDKKEGPDLLDKDDDASDRQHDIVDDHSGKSRSWSLSPKRKTSKSTSISPRRSPSKSPRRKVKNLTNRRSKSPESSRLMRRSLSKSVSRSPVLMKRGKDISRSPSRSISRSPLMSPKRDISRSLSRSISRSPLRSPVRDIGRSPVRGRKARSPSRSPVRSASLGRGPLRRARSPSRSPDRSSRRSLSRSPSISPRRSVSRSPVRSSRKSVSRSPIRSSRRSISRSPVRGERRRRISRSPIQARRRSPFGRRRSLSRSASPDGRIRRGRGFSQRYSYARRFRASPTPDRSPYRLSDRSDRDRFRSHRRYSPRRFRSPLRARTPPRLRRRRSRSVSSGPRHHRRYSRSPIRSRSPYRKRRSPFAASRSRSPYSKRRSPSPASRSPSPSGSRSRSRSYSKSPIGTGKARSVSRSPSKSSSSSSGNSSAGKARLVAYD, from the exons ATGGCGAAAAAGAAGAATCCGCAGGTTTATATGGATGTATGCATTGATGGAGATCCAGCTGAGACTATGGTTTTTGAG CTTTTCCCTGATGTTGCTCCCAAGACGTCAGAGAATTTCCGTGCGCTATGTACAG GGGAGAAAGGAATCGGACCCAGAAGTGGAAAACCTTTACATTACAAAGGATCCTTTTTCCACAGGATTCTGAAAGGCTCCTCAGCACAG GCTGGCGACTTTGTGAACCGAGATG GTACTGGTGGGGAAAGCATATATGCTGGAAAATTTCCAG ATGAGTCACCAAAACTAAGGCATGACGAGCGTGGTCTTTTATCCATGGATGTTGCCGAACGTGACAAGTTGGGATCACACTTTCATATTACCTTCAGGCCAAATCACCAACTTGATAG GAAAAATGTTGTTTTTGGAAAGCTTATTCAAGGGAAAGAGGTACTAAAGAAAATTGAACGTGTGGGAGACGAGGAAGGCAAACCTACCGTCACGGTGAAAATAATCAGTTGTGGAGAATATTCTGGAG acaagaagaagaatgttATTGATGATCGAAAAAGGAGCAAGCACAAGAAATCTtcaagagagagaagaaagaagaggcgGAGACACTCATCATCTGAGTCTGAAAGCTCCTCAGACTCTGAGACGGATTCCTCAGAATCTGATAGTGAGTCAGATTCGGATTCGTCTTCTGACCTTAGCTCCTCGAGCCATGAAAGggggaagaagagaaagagaagttCGAAGAAAGATAAGCACAGGCGGTCCAAGCGAAGAGATAAGCGCCATGAGAAGAAGCGGAGGATACGTGATAAGAGATCGAAACGCAAATCAAGAAG GTCCCCAGACAATCTTATAGGGGAAGAAGGCAACAGCGAAAGTGATGCTAATGCTGATATTGAGGGAAAAACGAGGAAACCCAGAGTCTCGAATAGAACAG GCAATTCTCCACTAGAGTTTCAAAAAGAAGCTGAATCACTTCACCAGGACAAAAAGGAAGGGCCGGATTTGCTTGACAAGGATGATGATGCATCTGATAGGCAACATGATATTGTTGATGATCATTCTGGCAAATCTAG GAGCTGGAGTTTGAGTCCTAAGAGGAAAACAAGTAAGAGTACAAGTATAAGTCCTAGGAGGAGTCCGAGTAAGAGTCCTAGACGGAAAGTGAAGAACTTGACAAACAGAAGAAGCAAGAGCCCAGAAAGTAGCAGGCTTATGAGGAGAAGCCTTAGCAAAAGTGTTAGTAGAAGTCCAGTGCTGATGAAAAGGGGAAAAGATATTAGTAGAAGTCCTTCCAGGAGCATAAGCAGAAGTCCATTGATGAGCCCCAAAAGGGATATTAGCAGAAGTCTTTCGAGGAGTATAAGCAGAAGTCCATTGAGGAGCCCTGTAAGGGATATTGGCAGAAGTCCAGTGAGGGGTAGGAAGGCCAGAAGCCCAAGCAGGAGCCCTGTAAGATCAGCAAGCCTTGGAAGAGGCCCACTTAGAAGAGCAAGATCACCTAGCAGAAGTCCAGATCGGTCTTCTAGAAGAAGCCTGAGCAGGAGTCCCTCTATATCACCTAGGAGATCAGTGAGCAGGAGTCCAGTCCGATCATCTAGGAAGAGTGTGAGCAGGAGTCCGATTCGATCATCCAGGAGAAGTATCAGCAGGAGTCCTGttagaggagaaagaagaagaagaatcagtagaAGTCCAATTCAGGCGAGGAGAAGAAGTCCTTTTGGCCGTAGAAGAAGTTTGTCAAGAAGCGCTTCTCCTGATGGACGCATCAGGAGAGGAAGAGGATTTAGCCAGAGATACTCTTACGCTCGTAGATTCAGAGCCTCTCCAACTCCTGATCGTTCTCCTTATCGCCTAAGTGATAGGAGTGACCGTGACAG GTTTCGAAGTCACAGAAGGTACTCTCCGAGACGGTTCAGAAGTCCATTAAGAGCAAGAACACCTCCAAG gttaagaagaagaagaagccgctCTGTATCTTCTGGTCCACGTCATCACCGGCGTTACAGCCGCAGCCCTATTCGTAGCCGTTCACCGTATAGGAAGAGAAGGTCACCGTTTGCTGCAAGCCGCAGCCGTTCACCATATAGCAAGAGAAGATCACCATCTCCTGCTAGCCGCAGTCCAAGTCCGTCAGGATCAAGATCAAGATCAAGATCATACTCAAAATCTCCCATTGGGACAGGGAAAGCAAGATCAGTGTCGAGATCACCATCTAAATCGAGCTCGTCATCCTCTGGTAATAGCTCAGCCGGGAAAGCAAGATTAGTTGCCTATGATTAA
- the LOC106398330 gene encoding peptidyl-prolyl cis-trans isomerase CYP95-like isoform X2 — protein sequence MAKKKNPQVYMDVCIDGDPAETMVFELFPDVAPKTSENFRALCTGEKGIGPRSGKPLHYKGSFFHRILKGSSAQAGDFVNRDGTGGESIYAGKFPDESPKLRHDERGLLSMDVAERDKLGSHFHITFRPNHQLDRKNVVFGKLIQGKEVLKKIERVGDEEGKPTVTVKIISCGEYSGDKKKNVIDDRKRSKHKKSSRERRKKRRRHSSSESESSSDSETDSSESDSESDSDSSSDLSSSSHERGKKRKRSSKKDKHRRSKRRDKRHEKKRRIRDKRSKRKSRRSPDNLIGEEGNSESDANADIEGKTRKPRVSNRTGNSPLEFQKEAESLHQDKKEGPDLLDKDDDASDRQHDIVDDHSGKSRSWSLSPKRKTSKSTSISPRRSPSKSPRRKVKNLTNRRSKSPESSRLMRRSLSKSVSRSPVLMKRGKDISRSPSRSISRSPLMSPKRDISRSLSRSISRSPLRSPVRDIGRSPVRGRKARSPSRSPVRSASLGRGPLRRARSPSRSPDRSSRRSLSRSPSISPRRSVSRSPVRSSRKSVSRSPIRSSRRSISRSPVRGERRRRISRSPIQARRRSPFGRRRSLSRSASPDGRIRRGRGFSQRYSYARRFRASPTPDRSPYRLSDRSDRDRFRSHRRYSPRRFRSPLRARTPPRLRRRRSRSVSSGPRHHRRYSRSPIRSRSPYRKRRSPFAASRSRSPYSKRRSPSPASRSPSPSGSRSRSRSYSKSPIGTGKARSVSRSPSKSSSSSSGNSSAGKARLVAYD from the exons ATGGCGAAAAAGAAGAATCCGCAGGTTTATATGGATGTATGCATTGATGGAGATCCAGCTGAGACTATGGTTTTTGAG CTTTTCCCTGATGTTGCTCCCAAGACGTCAGAGAATTTCCGTGCGCTATG TACAGGGGAGAAAGGAATCGGACCCAGAAGTGGAAAACCTTTACATTACAAAGGATCCTTTTTCCACAGGATTCTGAAAGGCTCCTCAGCACAG GCTGGCGACTTTGTGAACCGAGATG GTACTGGTGGGGAAAGCATATATGCTGGAAAATTTCCAG ATGAGTCACCAAAACTAAGGCATGACGAGCGTGGTCTTTTATCCATGGATGTTGCCGAACGTGACAAGTTGGGATCACACTTTCATATTACCTTCAGGCCAAATCACCAACTTGATAG GAAAAATGTTGTTTTTGGAAAGCTTATTCAAGGGAAAGAGGTACTAAAGAAAATTGAACGTGTGGGAGACGAGGAAGGCAAACCTACCGTCACGGTGAAAATAATCAGTTGTGGAGAATATTCTGGAG acaagaagaagaatgttATTGATGATCGAAAAAGGAGCAAGCACAAGAAATCTtcaagagagagaagaaagaagaggcgGAGACACTCATCATCTGAGTCTGAAAGCTCCTCAGACTCTGAGACGGATTCCTCAGAATCTGATAGTGAGTCAGATTCGGATTCGTCTTCTGACCTTAGCTCCTCGAGCCATGAAAGggggaagaagagaaagagaagttCGAAGAAAGATAAGCACAGGCGGTCCAAGCGAAGAGATAAGCGCCATGAGAAGAAGCGGAGGATACGTGATAAGAGATCGAAACGCAAATCAAGAAG GTCCCCAGACAATCTTATAGGGGAAGAAGGCAACAGCGAAAGTGATGCTAATGCTGATATTGAGGGAAAAACGAGGAAACCCAGAGTCTCGAATAGAACAG GCAATTCTCCACTAGAGTTTCAAAAAGAAGCTGAATCACTTCACCAGGACAAAAAGGAAGGGCCGGATTTGCTTGACAAGGATGATGATGCATCTGATAGGCAACATGATATTGTTGATGATCATTCTGGCAAATCTAG GAGCTGGAGTTTGAGTCCTAAGAGGAAAACAAGTAAGAGTACAAGTATAAGTCCTAGGAGGAGTCCGAGTAAGAGTCCTAGACGGAAAGTGAAGAACTTGACAAACAGAAGAAGCAAGAGCCCAGAAAGTAGCAGGCTTATGAGGAGAAGCCTTAGCAAAAGTGTTAGTAGAAGTCCAGTGCTGATGAAAAGGGGAAAAGATATTAGTAGAAGTCCTTCCAGGAGCATAAGCAGAAGTCCATTGATGAGCCCCAAAAGGGATATTAGCAGAAGTCTTTCGAGGAGTATAAGCAGAAGTCCATTGAGGAGCCCTGTAAGGGATATTGGCAGAAGTCCAGTGAGGGGTAGGAAGGCCAGAAGCCCAAGCAGGAGCCCTGTAAGATCAGCAAGCCTTGGAAGAGGCCCACTTAGAAGAGCAAGATCACCTAGCAGAAGTCCAGATCGGTCTTCTAGAAGAAGCCTGAGCAGGAGTCCCTCTATATCACCTAGGAGATCAGTGAGCAGGAGTCCAGTCCGATCATCTAGGAAGAGTGTGAGCAGGAGTCCGATTCGATCATCCAGGAGAAGTATCAGCAGGAGTCCTGttagaggagaaagaagaagaagaatcagtagaAGTCCAATTCAGGCGAGGAGAAGAAGTCCTTTTGGCCGTAGAAGAAGTTTGTCAAGAAGCGCTTCTCCTGATGGACGCATCAGGAGAGGAAGAGGATTTAGCCAGAGATACTCTTACGCTCGTAGATTCAGAGCCTCTCCAACTCCTGATCGTTCTCCTTATCGCCTAAGTGATAGGAGTGACCGTGACAG GTTTCGAAGTCACAGAAGGTACTCTCCGAGACGGTTCAGAAGTCCATTAAGAGCAAGAACACCTCCAAG gttaagaagaagaagaagccgctCTGTATCTTCTGGTCCACGTCATCACCGGCGTTACAGCCGCAGCCCTATTCGTAGCCGTTCACCGTATAGGAAGAGAAGGTCACCGTTTGCTGCAAGCCGCAGCCGTTCACCATATAGCAAGAGAAGATCACCATCTCCTGCTAGCCGCAGTCCAAGTCCGTCAGGATCAAGATCAAGATCAAGATCATACTCAAAATCTCCCATTGGGACAGGGAAAGCAAGATCAGTGTCGAGATCACCATCTAAATCGAGCTCGTCATCCTCTGGTAATAGCTCAGCCGGGAAAGCAAGATTAGTTGCCTATGATTAA
- the LOC106398330 gene encoding peptidyl-prolyl cis-trans isomerase CYP95-like isoform X3 — translation MDVAERDKLGSHFHITFRPNHQLDRKNVVFGKLIQGKEVLKKIERVGDEEGKPTVTVKIISCGEYSGDKKKNVIDDRKRSKHKKSSRERRKKRRRHSSSESESSSDSETDSSESDSESDSDSSSDLSSSSHERGKKRKRSSKKDKHRRSKRRDKRHEKKRRIRDKRSKRKSRRSPDNLIGEEGNSESDANADIEGKTRKPRVSNRTGNSPLEFQKEAESLHQDKKEGPDLLDKDDDASDRQHDIVDDHSGKSRSWSLSPKRKTSKSTSISPRRSPSKSPRRKVKNLTNRRSKSPESSRLMRRSLSKSVSRSPVLMKRGKDISRSPSRSISRSPLMSPKRDISRSLSRSISRSPLRSPVRDIGRSPVRGRKARSPSRSPVRSASLGRGPLRRARSPSRSPDRSSRRSLSRSPSISPRRSVSRSPVRSSRKSVSRSPIRSSRRSISRSPVRGERRRRISRSPIQARRRSPFGRRRSLSRSASPDGRIRRGRGFSQRYSYARRFRASPTPDRSPYRLSDRSDRDRFRSHRRYSPRRFRSPLRARTPPRLRRRRSRSVSSGPRHHRRYSRSPIRSRSPYRKRRSPFAASRSRSPYSKRRSPSPASRSPSPSGSRSRSRSYSKSPIGTGKARSVSRSPSKSSSSSSGNSSAGKARLVAYD, via the exons ATGGATGTTGCCGAACGTGACAAGTTGGGATCACACTTTCATATTACCTTCAGGCCAAATCACCAACTTGATAG GAAAAATGTTGTTTTTGGAAAGCTTATTCAAGGGAAAGAGGTACTAAAGAAAATTGAACGTGTGGGAGACGAGGAAGGCAAACCTACCGTCACGGTGAAAATAATCAGTTGTGGAGAATATTCTGGAG acaagaagaagaatgttATTGATGATCGAAAAAGGAGCAAGCACAAGAAATCTtcaagagagagaagaaagaagaggcgGAGACACTCATCATCTGAGTCTGAAAGCTCCTCAGACTCTGAGACGGATTCCTCAGAATCTGATAGTGAGTCAGATTCGGATTCGTCTTCTGACCTTAGCTCCTCGAGCCATGAAAGggggaagaagagaaagagaagttCGAAGAAAGATAAGCACAGGCGGTCCAAGCGAAGAGATAAGCGCCATGAGAAGAAGCGGAGGATACGTGATAAGAGATCGAAACGCAAATCAAGAAG GTCCCCAGACAATCTTATAGGGGAAGAAGGCAACAGCGAAAGTGATGCTAATGCTGATATTGAGGGAAAAACGAGGAAACCCAGAGTCTCGAATAGAACAG GCAATTCTCCACTAGAGTTTCAAAAAGAAGCTGAATCACTTCACCAGGACAAAAAGGAAGGGCCGGATTTGCTTGACAAGGATGATGATGCATCTGATAGGCAACATGATATTGTTGATGATCATTCTGGCAAATCTAG GAGCTGGAGTTTGAGTCCTAAGAGGAAAACAAGTAAGAGTACAAGTATAAGTCCTAGGAGGAGTCCGAGTAAGAGTCCTAGACGGAAAGTGAAGAACTTGACAAACAGAAGAAGCAAGAGCCCAGAAAGTAGCAGGCTTATGAGGAGAAGCCTTAGCAAAAGTGTTAGTAGAAGTCCAGTGCTGATGAAAAGGGGAAAAGATATTAGTAGAAGTCCTTCCAGGAGCATAAGCAGAAGTCCATTGATGAGCCCCAAAAGGGATATTAGCAGAAGTCTTTCGAGGAGTATAAGCAGAAGTCCATTGAGGAGCCCTGTAAGGGATATTGGCAGAAGTCCAGTGAGGGGTAGGAAGGCCAGAAGCCCAAGCAGGAGCCCTGTAAGATCAGCAAGCCTTGGAAGAGGCCCACTTAGAAGAGCAAGATCACCTAGCAGAAGTCCAGATCGGTCTTCTAGAAGAAGCCTGAGCAGGAGTCCCTCTATATCACCTAGGAGATCAGTGAGCAGGAGTCCAGTCCGATCATCTAGGAAGAGTGTGAGCAGGAGTCCGATTCGATCATCCAGGAGAAGTATCAGCAGGAGTCCTGttagaggagaaagaagaagaagaatcagtagaAGTCCAATTCAGGCGAGGAGAAGAAGTCCTTTTGGCCGTAGAAGAAGTTTGTCAAGAAGCGCTTCTCCTGATGGACGCATCAGGAGAGGAAGAGGATTTAGCCAGAGATACTCTTACGCTCGTAGATTCAGAGCCTCTCCAACTCCTGATCGTTCTCCTTATCGCCTAAGTGATAGGAGTGACCGTGACAG GTTTCGAAGTCACAGAAGGTACTCTCCGAGACGGTTCAGAAGTCCATTAAGAGCAAGAACACCTCCAAG gttaagaagaagaagaagccgctCTGTATCTTCTGGTCCACGTCATCACCGGCGTTACAGCCGCAGCCCTATTCGTAGCCGTTCACCGTATAGGAAGAGAAGGTCACCGTTTGCTGCAAGCCGCAGCCGTTCACCATATAGCAAGAGAAGATCACCATCTCCTGCTAGCCGCAGTCCAAGTCCGTCAGGATCAAGATCAAGATCAAGATCATACTCAAAATCTCCCATTGGGACAGGGAAAGCAAGATCAGTGTCGAGATCACCATCTAAATCGAGCTCGTCATCCTCTGGTAATAGCTCAGCCGGGAAAGCAAGATTAGTTGCCTATGATTAA
- the LOC106399394 gene encoding cellulose synthase A catalytic subunit 1 [UDP-forming]-like: MEASSGLVAGSYRRNELVRIRHESDGGSKPLKNMDREICQICGDHAGLTETGDLFVACNECAFPVCRPCYEYERKDGTQCCPHCKTRYRRLRGSPRVEGDEDEDDVDDIENEFSYAQGGANKPRRREEFSSSSRHDSQPIPLLTHGHGVSGEIRTPDTQSVRTTSGPLGPGDRNAISSPYIDPRQPVPVRIVDPSKDLNSYGLGNVDWKERVEGWKLKQEKNMLQMTGKYHEGKGGEIEGTGSNGEELQMADDSRLPMSRIVPIPPSHLTPYRVVIILRLIILGFFLQYRTTHPVKDAYPLWLTSVICEIWFAFSWLLDQFPKWYPINRETYLDRLAIRYDRDGEPSQLTPVDVFVSTVDPLKEPPLVTANTVLSILAVDYPVDKVACYVSDDGAAMLTFESLSETAEFAKKWVPFCKKFSIEPRAPEFYFAQKIDYLKDKIQPSFVKERRAMKREYEEFKVRINALVAKAQKVPEEGWTMQDGTPWPGNNTRDHPGMIQVFLGHSGGLDTDGNELPRLIYVSREKRPGFQHHKKAGAMNALIRVSAVLTNGAYLLNVDCDHYFNNSKAIKEAMCFLMDPAYGKKCCYVQFPQRFDGIDLHDRYANRNIVFFDINLKGLDGIQGPVYVGTGCCFNRQALYGYDPVLTEEDLQPNIIVKSCCGSRKKGKNSKKYSYDQKRRGISRSDSNAPLFNMDDIDEGFEGYDDDRSILMSQKRVEKRFGQSPVFIAATFMEQGGIPPTTNPATLLKEAIHVISCGYEDKTEWGKEIGWIYGSVTEDILTGFKMHARGWMSIYCNPPRPAFKGSAPINLSDRLNQVLRWALGSIEILLSRHCPIWYGYTGRLRLLERLAYINTIVYPITALPLIAYCILPAFCLITDKFIIPEISNYASIWFILLFISIAVTGILELRWSGVSIEDWWRNEQFWVIGGTSAHLFAVFQGLLKVLAGIDTNFTVTSKASDEDGDFAELYIFKWTALLIPPTTVLVVNLIGIVAGVSYAINSGYQSWGPLFGKLFFALWVIAHLYPFLKGLLGRQNRTPTIVIVWSVLLASIFSLLWVRINPFVSVIPAANPNAVPGGVF; encoded by the exons ATGGAGGCCAGTTCCGGCTTGGTTGCTGGATCTTACCGGAGAAACGAGCTCGTTCGTATCCGTCACGAATCTGACGGCGGG TCCAAACCTTTGAAGAATATGGACCGTGAGATATGTCAGATCTGTGGTGACCACGCTGGTCTCACCGAAACTGGAGATCTCTTTGTTGCTTGCAATGAATGTGCTTTCCCTGTGTGTCGTCCTTGCTATGAGTACGAGAGGAAAGATGGAACTCAGTGCTGCCCTCACTGCAAGACTAGATACAGACGGCTCAGGG GGAGTCCTCGTGTTGAAggagatgaggatgaggatgatgTTGATGATATCGAGAATGAGTTCAGTTACGCCCAGGGAGGAGCTAACAAGCCGAGACGCCGTGAAGAGTTTTCCTCCTCCTCTAGACATGATTCTCAGCCAATTCCTCTTCTCACCCATGGCCATGGG GTTTCTGGGGAAATTCGCACGCCTGATACACAATCCGTGCGAACTACATCAGGTCCTTTGGGGCCTGGTGACAGGAACGCCATTTCATCTCCATATATTGACCCACGCCAACCTG TGCCTGTAAGGATCGTGGACCCGTCAAAAGACTTGAACTCTTACGGGCTTGGAAACGTTGACTGGAAAGAAAGAGTTGAAGGCTGGAAGCTGAAACAGGAGAAGAACATGTTACAGATGACTGGCAAATATCATGAAGGGAAAGGAGGAGAGATTGAAGGGACTGGTTCCAATGGCGAAGAACTCCAAAT GGCTGATGACTCGCGACTTCCTATGAGCCGTATTGTGCCTATCCCGCCTTCTCATCTGACACCTTATCGGGTTGTGATTATTCTCCGGCTTATCATCTTGGGATTCTTCTTGCAATACCGTACAACTCACCCTGTGAAAGATGCGTACCCGTTGTGGTTGACCTCAGTCATCTGTGAGATCTGGTTTGCATTCTCTTGGCTTCTTGATCAGTTTCCCAAATGGTACCCCATTAACAGAGAGACTTATCTTGACCGTCTCGCTATAAG ATATGACCGAGACGGTGAACCATCACAGCTTACTCCTGTTGATGTGTTTGTTAGTACGGTGGATCCACTGAAAGAGCCTCCTCTTGTAACGGCAAACACAGTTCTCTCGATTCTTGCTGTGGACTACCCGGTGGATAAAGTAGCCTGTTACGTCTCAGACGATGGTGCAGCGATGCTTACATTCGAATCTCTTTCTGAAACTGCCGAGTTCGCAAAGAAATGGGTGCCGTTttgcaagaagttcagcatCGAACCAAGGGCGCCTGAGTTCTATTTTGCGCAGAAGATAGACTACTTGAAGGACAAGATCCagccttcttttgttaaagaGCGACGAGCTATGAAG AGAGAGTATGAGGAGTTTAAGGTGAGGATCAATGCACTTGTTGCTAAAGCACAGAAAGTCCCTGAAGAAGGCTGGACGATGCAGGATGGTACTCCTTGGCCTGGTAACAACACTAGAGATCATCCGGGAATGATCCAG GTGTTCTTAGGCCACAGTGGAGGTCTGGATACCGATGGAAATGAGCTGCCTAGACTCATCTATGTTTCTCGTGAAAAGCGGCCTGGATTCCAACATCACAAAAAGGCTGGAGCTATGAATGCTTTG ATCCGTGTTTCTGCTGTTCTTACCAATGGAGCATATCTTCTGAACGTTGACTGTGATCATtacttcaacaacagcaaggcTATTAAAGAAGCCATGTGTTTCTTGATGGACCCTGCTTATGGAAAGAAGTGCTGCTATGTCCAGTTCCCACAGCGTTTCGATGGTATTGACTTGCACGATCGATACGCCAACAGGAATATTGTCTTCTTCGAT ATTAACTTGAAGGGGTTAGATGGTATCCAAGGTCCAGTATATGTGGGTACTGGATGTTGTTTCAATAGGCAAGCTCTATATGGATACGATCCTGTCTTGACAGAGGAAGATTTACAACCAAACATCATTGTCAAGAGCTGCTGCGGCTCAAGGAAGAAAGGAAAGAACAGCAAGAAGTATAGCTATGATCAAAAAAGGAGAGGCATCAGCAGAAGTGATTCCAATGCTCCACTTTTCAACATGGACGACATCGATGAGGGTTTCGAAG GATATGATGATGATAGGTCTATTCTAATGTCCCAGAAGAGAGTGGAGAAGCGTTTTGGTCAGTCACCAGTATTTATTGCGGCCACCTTTATGGAACAAGGTGGCATTCCACCAACAACCAATCCAGCTACTCTTCTCAAGGAGGCTATTCATGTTATAAGCTGTGGTTATGAGGACAAGACTGAATGGGGAAAAGAG aTTGGTTGGATCTATGGTTCTGTTACAGAAGATATTCTTACTGGTTTCAAGATGCACGCCCGTGGTTGGATGTCGATCTACTGCAATCCTCCACGACCTGCGTTCAAGGGATCTGCACCAATCAATCTTTCTGATCGTTTGAACCAAGTTCTTCGATGGGCGTTGGGATCTATTGAGATTCTTCTGAGTAGACATTGCCCTATCTGGTATGGCTATACAGGAAGGTTGAGACTCTTGGAGAGACTCGCTTACATCAACACCATTGTCTATCCTATCACAGCTCTCCCTCTCATTGCCTATTGTATCCTTCCAGCTTTTTGCCTCATCACCGACAAGTTCATCATACCTGAG ATAAGCAACTACGCGAGTATTTGgttcattcttctcttcatctccATTGCTGTGACTGGAATCCTGGAGCTGAGATGGAGCGGTGTGAGCATTGAAGACTGGTGGAGAAACGAGCAGTTCTGGGTCATCGGTGGAACATCTGCTCATCTTTTTGCAGTCTTCCAAGGTCTACTCAAGGTACTTGCGGGTATCGACACTAACTTCACTGTCACATCCAAAGCCTCAGACGAAGATGGGGACTTCGCGGAGCTTTACATCTTCAAATGGACAGCTCTTCTCATCCCACCAACCACCGTCCTAGTTGTGAACCTCATTGGCATTGTGGCTGGTGTCTCTTACGCTATTAACAGCGGGTACCAGTCATGGGGTCCGCTCTTTGGGAAGCTTTTCTTCGCCTTATGGGTCATTGCCCATCTCTACCCGTTCTTGAAAGGTCTGCTTGGAAGACAGAACAGAACGCCAACCATCGTCATTGTTTGGTCTGTTCTTCTCGCCTCCATCTTTTCGTTGCTTTGGGTCAGGATCAATCCTTTTGTCTCTGTCATTCCAGCTGCCAACCCCAATGCTGTCCCAGGAGGCGTCTTTTAG
- the LOC106372805 gene encoding adenine nucleotide transporter BT1, chloroplastic/mitochondrial-like — protein sequence MHLSKIIREEGPTELYRGLAPSLVGVVPYTATNYFAYDSLRKAYRSFSRKEKIGNIETLLIGSLAGALSSTATFPLEVARKHMQVAAVSGRVVYKNMLDALVRILEHEGILGWYKGLGPSCLKLVPAAGISFMCYEACKKILVENINQED from the coding sequence ATGCATTTGTCAAAAATTATACGCGAGGAAGGACCCACAGAACTCTACAGGGGTCTTGCTCCTAGCCTTGTCGGAGTTGTTCCATATACAGCTACCAACTACTTTGCATATGATTCCCTAAGAAAAGCATACCGGAGTTTTTCGAGGAAAGAGAAGATTGGGAACATTGAGACACTTCTGATTGGTTCTTTAGCTGGTGCACTATCGAGCACCGCCACTTTCCCCCTCGAGGTGGCTAGGAAGCATATGCAGGTGGCAGCTGTTAGCGGGAGAGTTGTGTACAAGAACATGTTGGACGCTCTGGTGAGAATACTTGAGCATGAAGGTATTCTCGGTTGGTACAAAGGTCTTGGACCTAGTTGCTTGAAGCTGGTACCTGCTGCTGGAATCTCATTCATGTGTTATGAAGCTTGCAAGAAGATACTTGTCGAGAACATCAACCAAGAAGACTGA